A genomic window from Fibrobacterota bacterium includes:
- the maf gene encoding septum formation protein Maf, with protein sequence MTGPWLLPLSRPLVLASASPRRTWILSQLGIPHHVDPAHIDETCDLTDPRETVLVLARQKAVEVSSRRPGDLVLGSDTVVYLSGRILGKPGDPEEARQMLSDLSGKEHVVWTGVHLAMDGRALDGRAVPATVRFRNLSFREIDAYVATGDPLDKAGAYGIQGVGMGLVDSIDGDFYSVAGLPVTATLDLIGTWSATLIPQKDLT encoded by the coding sequence ATGACCGGCCCCTGGTTGCTCCCGCTTTCACGGCCCCTGGTGTTGGCCAGCGCCTCGCCGCGCAGAACCTGGATCCTTTCCCAATTGGGGATCCCCCACCATGTGGATCCCGCGCACATCGACGAAACCTGCGACTTGACGGATCCTCGCGAGACCGTCTTGGTGCTCGCCCGGCAAAAGGCCGTCGAAGTCTCTTCCCGAAGACCAGGAGATCTGGTCTTGGGCTCGGACACGGTCGTTTATCTTTCGGGAAGGATCCTGGGCAAACCAGGCGATCCGGAGGAGGCACGGCAAATGCTTTCCGATTTGTCGGGAAAAGAGCATGTGGTCTGGACCGGCGTCCATCTGGCGATGGATGGTCGGGCCTTGGATGGGCGAGCCGTCCCGGCGACCGTTCGCTTCCGGAATTTGTCCTTTCGCGAAATCGACGCCTACGTCGCCACCGGGGATCCCCTGGACAAGGCGGGGGCCTACGGAATCCAAGGAGTTGGAATGGGACTCGTGGATTCCATCGATGGTGATTTCTACTCGGTGGCGGGTCTTCCCGTCACCGCCACGCTCGATCTAATCGGCACTTGGTCCGCCACCTTGATCCCACAAAAGGATCTTACATGA
- a CDS encoding LPS-assembly protein LptD, which yields MRPFIAFLALVVGSMARADVTTGFLGAGDSTRKDTVSRQLDTVKYASDSLEYDAETRRIVLLGNARLEYRTTKLNADTIDFDQTTQLLDAQGHPDIQDPQIAPLLGRRLKYNMKSKIGAVYQARSYKAGEYYRGAEVRRLGDKTLQVIDGDYCKCQNVEVPDYYFATAKMEIEPERQATASPVVLNIEEVPVLVAPFVMFPLGKGRRSGLLTPKLGGDQKQGFFARNLGAYWGISDYMDLTTVTDVVEGSAGRFDQLNGDGTFRYARRYWLTGQVQGKKYLRELGDAGSGWEVRYDHSQELLPQPDKFTLKGSGSFVSSATVRSTNALTAAEILDQTANANLATTYKWEKDRATLIASASQQENLRTGIRDRELPAISLSASGELIPREDADDTAWYKSLNYSYSNRMSAYTYRSADSISRAQWDRYGQRPDSLPRPAPHDQEYLGGTQNLNLGISKPLGYLNLNTSGNFQHDWSGRSYTEPANTSGAWRGWSENMEPDNVLTWNARTDASTKLYGTWLPYWGRFMGLRHSLTPSAGYQYVPQIDSHKFFVPHPKLGQRTGQEKAQLLNLSLGQQLDTKIMDATSDTAKGRAKKGLPYSLMSLNTGASYDFEKDVRPWSNIATSYSTGIPQMQFTGTLVHTLYDPWGDSLTEGVPTLLSWSMSFSKGTRVGGSFSDGWRITDDSTTFQPWSLSADYSYSIQATRVSPETFREVRTQSAGFGAELKPSRNWAATWRSSYDFELGSFVSHSLNFKRTLGCWDMNFGWTPVGPARGWTFLIQIRDLPDVKMQAQSSTLRKSAASATPGSTSSTVK from the coding sequence ATGAGGCCGTTCATTGCGTTCTTAGCGTTGGTCGTCGGGTCCATGGCCCGGGCGGATGTGACCACTGGTTTCCTGGGCGCGGGGGATTCCACCCGCAAGGACACGGTTTCCCGGCAACTCGATACGGTGAAATACGCCTCCGATTCGTTGGAATACGACGCCGAAACCCGTCGGATCGTGCTCCTGGGAAATGCCCGTCTGGAGTACCGGACCACCAAACTCAACGCCGATACCATCGACTTCGACCAAACGACCCAACTGTTGGATGCCCAGGGGCACCCTGACATCCAAGACCCCCAGATCGCTCCTTTGCTGGGTCGGCGTTTGAAGTACAACATGAAATCCAAGATCGGCGCGGTCTACCAGGCCAGATCGTACAAGGCGGGGGAATACTACCGAGGAGCCGAAGTCCGTCGGTTGGGGGACAAGACTCTCCAGGTGATAGACGGAGACTACTGCAAGTGCCAGAATGTGGAAGTCCCCGACTACTACTTCGCTACGGCCAAGATGGAAATCGAGCCGGAGCGCCAAGCCACGGCCTCGCCGGTGGTGCTGAACATCGAAGAGGTGCCAGTTCTGGTGGCCCCGTTCGTGATGTTCCCGCTTGGCAAGGGGAGGCGATCCGGCCTGCTCACCCCCAAACTCGGTGGCGACCAAAAACAGGGCTTCTTCGCCCGAAATCTCGGTGCCTACTGGGGGATCTCCGACTACATGGACCTCACGACCGTCACGGATGTCGTGGAAGGCTCTGCCGGAAGATTCGATCAGCTCAATGGCGACGGCACGTTCCGCTACGCCAGACGGTACTGGCTCACAGGACAGGTGCAAGGCAAGAAGTACTTGCGGGAACTCGGTGACGCGGGATCCGGCTGGGAAGTCCGCTACGATCACAGCCAGGAGTTGCTCCCCCAGCCCGACAAATTCACGCTCAAAGGCAGCGGCTCGTTCGTGTCCAGCGCCACGGTCCGCTCCACCAACGCCCTGACCGCCGCGGAAATCCTGGATCAGACCGCCAATGCGAATCTCGCCACCACCTACAAGTGGGAAAAGGATCGCGCCACCTTGATCGCTTCGGCCAGTCAACAGGAAAACCTCCGGACCGGAATCCGGGATCGCGAGCTCCCCGCCATTTCGTTGAGTGCGTCGGGTGAATTGATTCCTCGGGAGGATGCCGACGACACGGCTTGGTACAAAAGCCTCAACTATTCGTACTCCAATCGAATGAGCGCCTACACTTACAGAAGCGCGGATTCGATCAGCCGAGCCCAATGGGACCGGTACGGCCAGCGCCCCGATTCGCTCCCCCGCCCCGCCCCGCACGACCAGGAGTACCTGGGTGGAACACAGAATCTGAATCTGGGAATCAGCAAGCCGTTGGGCTATCTCAATTTGAACACCTCGGGGAATTTCCAACACGACTGGTCCGGCAGAAGCTATACCGAACCGGCCAATACCTCCGGCGCTTGGCGCGGGTGGTCCGAAAACATGGAACCGGACAATGTGCTGACCTGGAACGCTCGGACGGACGCATCCACCAAGCTGTATGGAACGTGGCTCCCCTACTGGGGGAGGTTCATGGGATTGCGGCATTCCCTGACTCCCTCGGCAGGCTATCAGTACGTCCCCCAGATCGATTCGCACAAGTTCTTCGTCCCCCACCCCAAGCTCGGTCAGCGGACAGGACAAGAAAAGGCGCAGCTTCTGAATCTTTCCTTGGGCCAACAGCTGGATACCAAGATCATGGATGCCACCAGCGACACGGCCAAGGGACGCGCGAAAAAAGGACTTCCCTACTCCCTGATGTCCCTGAACACAGGCGCCAGCTACGATTTCGAAAAGGACGTGCGTCCTTGGAGCAATATCGCCACCAGCTATTCCACCGGCATTCCCCAGATGCAATTCACGGGAACCTTGGTGCACACCCTCTATGATCCATGGGGAGACAGCCTGACAGAAGGTGTCCCCACCTTGTTGAGCTGGTCGATGTCGTTTTCCAAAGGCACTCGCGTGGGTGGTTCCTTTTCGGACGGCTGGAGGATCACGGACGACAGCACGACATTCCAGCCTTGGAGTTTGTCGGCCGACTATTCCTATTCGATCCAGGCGACCCGCGTCTCCCCGGAAACCTTCCGCGAAGTGCGAACCCAATCGGCGGGTTTCGGCGCCGAACTCAAGCCATCCCGAAATTGGGCCGCCACATGGCGCTCCAGCTACGATTTCGAGCTGGGAAGTTTCGTGTCGCACAGTTTGAACTTCAAGCGGACCCTGGGGTGCTGGGACATGAATTTCGGCTGGACTCCCGTGGGTCCCGCCCGTGGATGGACTTTCCTGATCCAGATCCGCGACCTGCCGGATGTGAAGATGCAGGCCCAGAGCTCCACCTTGCGCAAGAGCGCGGCCTCCGCCACGCCAGGCTCCACCTCGAGCACGGTCAAATGA
- the hisB gene encoding imidazoleglycerol-phosphate dehydratase HisB → MRRSEIERNTKETKVRVLWDLDHAGSPVVRTGSGFLDHMLEQLGHHSGTTLEVRCEGDVHIDLHHSVEDVAICIGKALREAVGDKAGIERYGSYEVAMDEALARCVLDLSGRAHLEYHAPIARDRVGDLDLELVEHFFRSLSEHGGVTLHLDLLRGTNAHHCVEGLFKAFARALAMAIGPARNGSKSIPSTKGTL, encoded by the coding sequence ATGCGCCGATCGGAAATTGAGCGAAACACCAAGGAAACCAAGGTCCGGGTGCTGTGGGATCTGGATCATGCGGGATCGCCCGTGGTGCGCACGGGATCCGGATTTTTGGACCACATGCTGGAACAGCTCGGCCACCACTCGGGAACCACGCTGGAAGTCCGTTGCGAAGGCGATGTGCATATCGATCTGCACCACTCGGTGGAGGACGTGGCCATCTGCATCGGCAAGGCATTGCGTGAGGCGGTCGGGGACAAGGCGGGAATCGAGCGCTACGGATCCTACGAGGTGGCCATGGACGAGGCCCTGGCGCGCTGTGTCCTGGACTTGTCCGGACGCGCCCACCTGGAATACCACGCCCCCATCGCCCGCGACCGCGTTGGCGACCTGGACCTGGAATTGGTGGAACATTTCTTCCGCAGCCTCTCCGAACATGGCGGCGTGACGTTGCATCTGGATCTTCTGCGCGGAACCAACGCTCACCACTGTGTCGAGGGTCTCTTCAAGGCGTTCGCGCGCGCCTTGGCCATGGCGATCGGTCCGGCCCGAAACGGCTCCAAATCGATCCCCAGCACCAAGGGAACCCTGTAA
- the queA gene encoding tRNA preQ1(34) S-adenosylmethionine ribosyltransferase-isomerase QueA, giving the protein MTGNAPSLRLSDYDFEVPPELIAQEPAPRGTSRMLVAPAGPPGSGLLDQHVADFPSHFREGDCLVLNDTRVLHARLRGTLKTGGGVEVLLLEESSATEISCTWEAMAKPGRKLTEGRRVGFPGGVEGVVRSILPEGSRTIEFNQDRPSFLEWLESNGQIPLPPYVRRAAGEADESDYQTRWARNPGAVAAPTAGLHLGDDQLSQLERRGVSLAYVTLHVGAGTFLPISTDNALEHPMHEESWILPETTAEILARTREKGGRIVCVGTTALRTVETSYRQNGDRHRAGQGRTKLFVHPMDPPRSAQGLLTNFHWPRTTLVLLAAAWLGSPERWREVYEVALKRRYRLFSYGDCMLSFRK; this is encoded by the coding sequence ATGACAGGGAACGCACCAAGCCTTCGGCTTTCCGACTACGATTTCGAGGTACCACCGGAGTTGATCGCCCAGGAGCCAGCGCCCAGGGGGACCTCCCGGATGCTCGTGGCGCCAGCCGGACCGCCTGGCTCCGGACTGCTGGATCAGCATGTGGCGGATTTCCCCTCCCATTTCCGGGAAGGGGACTGCCTGGTCCTCAACGATACCCGGGTGCTCCACGCCCGTCTGCGGGGAACCCTCAAAACCGGGGGAGGGGTGGAAGTGCTCCTGCTGGAGGAGTCTTCCGCCACGGAAATCTCCTGCACTTGGGAGGCGATGGCGAAGCCGGGACGGAAATTGACCGAAGGCCGGAGGGTCGGGTTCCCCGGTGGGGTGGAGGGAGTGGTGCGTTCCATCCTGCCGGAAGGATCCAGAACCATCGAATTCAACCAAGACCGCCCATCGTTTTTGGAATGGCTGGAATCGAACGGCCAGATTCCTCTTCCTCCGTACGTGCGCCGAGCGGCGGGCGAAGCCGACGAATCGGACTACCAGACCCGTTGGGCCCGCAATCCCGGAGCCGTGGCGGCCCCCACGGCAGGCCTCCACCTGGGCGACGACCAACTCTCGCAGCTGGAACGCCGAGGGGTTTCCCTGGCCTATGTGACCCTTCACGTCGGTGCCGGCACCTTCCTGCCCATATCGACGGATAACGCGCTGGAACATCCCATGCACGAGGAGTCCTGGATCCTGCCGGAGACCACCGCGGAAATCCTCGCCAGGACCCGCGAAAAAGGTGGCAGGATCGTCTGCGTGGGAACCACGGCTCTGCGCACCGTGGAAACCTCGTATCGGCAAAACGGAGATCGCCATCGCGCAGGGCAGGGCAGGACGAAACTTTTTGTCCACCCGATGGACCCGCCGCGTTCCGCCCAAGGATTGCTCACGAACTTCCACTGGCCCCGGACCACCCTGGTGCTTCTGGCCGCCGCCTGGCTCGGTTCACCCGAGCGCTGGAGGGAGGTCTACGAAGTCGCGCTGAAACGGCGTTATCGGTTGTTCAGCTACGGAGATTGCATGCTGTCGTTTCGGAAGTAG
- a CDS encoding LptF/LptG family permease: MILIRHILREHIAPFFYSLIIITGLFLVDFVVQILDSILTKGLPWRVVLELFFLNAAWMLALSVPMSVLVASLMAFGRMSADGEIDAMRSSGLHPAKMLLPGLFMGAVLAVFLVWFNDQILPKANFRAASLREDISRKRPAVLLQPKTMIQDFDGFRIWIGRSDEKTDSLFDLSIVQLDRMVGNPPTLIQADQGTVRMDSALDAWVFSLRNGQTHTPDRDKPQNYLAIRFLELEVVVPNIDSRLHRTEKSYRGDREMAIVEMLESRWEARQREMSLITDHSNRIFSDVQWVQGLLELDSTTAAGGAIAKPDSVKQGSDTGKTPAKAGKGWLKKPANQITDSAVRANDPNAQRAYRRRRDTAHRSVEAVMSSAGPGRFLGPDTAHPQAAAHTVKSLASARKAETQSAQEQIRWERNEQNRYKVEIHKKFSIPVACILFVLIGAPLGILARSGGVGTGAAYSITFFVLYWAGLIGGEALADRGKVDGGVAMWAPDAFLLIVGSILVSRMGRQSDFFARIQRLFQKGGRA; encoded by the coding sequence ATGATTCTGATTCGTCACATCCTCCGCGAGCATATTGCTCCGTTCTTCTACTCCTTGATCATCATCACGGGGCTTTTCCTGGTGGATTTCGTTGTCCAGATCCTGGACTCGATCCTGACCAAGGGACTCCCCTGGCGCGTGGTCTTGGAGCTGTTTTTCCTCAATGCGGCCTGGATGCTTGCGCTGTCGGTCCCGATGTCGGTGCTGGTGGCCTCGCTGATGGCCTTCGGACGCATGAGCGCCGATGGTGAAATCGACGCCATGCGTTCCAGCGGACTGCATCCCGCGAAAATGTTGTTGCCAGGACTGTTCATGGGGGCCGTCCTCGCGGTCTTCCTGGTCTGGTTCAACGATCAGATCCTGCCGAAGGCGAATTTCCGCGCCGCGAGCTTGCGCGAGGACATTTCTCGCAAACGTCCAGCTGTCCTGTTGCAGCCCAAGACCATGATCCAGGACTTCGACGGATTCCGGATCTGGATCGGCAGATCGGACGAAAAGACGGATTCGCTGTTCGATCTTTCGATCGTGCAGCTGGATCGCATGGTCGGCAATCCTCCCACCTTGATCCAAGCCGACCAAGGCACCGTCCGTATGGACTCGGCGCTGGACGCGTGGGTGTTTTCCCTGCGCAACGGCCAGACCCACACGCCCGACCGCGACAAGCCGCAAAACTACCTGGCCATCCGGTTTCTGGAGCTGGAGGTCGTGGTCCCGAACATCGACTCGCGCCTGCACCGCACGGAAAAGAGCTATCGCGGCGACCGCGAGATGGCCATCGTCGAGATGCTCGAGAGCCGTTGGGAAGCACGGCAAAGGGAAATGAGCCTGATCACGGACCATTCCAACCGGATCTTTTCCGATGTGCAGTGGGTCCAGGGGTTGCTCGAGTTGGATTCAACCACCGCCGCAGGCGGCGCCATCGCCAAGCCGGATTCTGTCAAACAGGGTTCCGACACGGGCAAGACCCCGGCCAAGGCGGGGAAGGGTTGGTTGAAAAAGCCGGCCAACCAGATTACCGACAGCGCCGTGCGCGCGAACGACCCCAACGCCCAACGCGCCTACCGTCGGCGCCGGGACACGGCTCACAGATCCGTGGAAGCGGTGATGTCCTCCGCCGGTCCAGGCCGGTTCCTGGGGCCGGATACGGCGCACCCACAAGCCGCGGCGCACACGGTCAAGTCGCTCGCCTCCGCCCGGAAGGCGGAAACCCAAAGCGCCCAGGAACAGATCCGCTGGGAACGCAACGAGCAGAACCGCTACAAGGTGGAGATCCACAAGAAGTTCTCCATCCCCGTCGCGTGCATCCTGTTCGTGTTGATCGGCGCGCCTTTGGGAATCTTGGCCCGCTCCGGCGGTGTCGGCACGGGTGCGGCCTACTCGATCACGTTTTTTGTCCTGTACTGGGCCGGCTTGATCGGGGGCGAAGCTCTCGCGGACAGAGGCAAGGTGGATGGAGGCGTGGCCATGTGGGCTCCCGATGCATTCCTTTTGATCGTCGGGAGCATTTTGGTCTCCCGCATGGGTCGCCAGAGCGATTTCTTCGCACGGATACAGCGTCTGTTCCAGAAGGGGGGCCGCGCATGA
- a CDS encoding LptF/LptG family permease: MITRLDRYVLGRFLALFLGGILAIFVIFVAVDYVGAIKTWNDKPIKMIRDYYIAAIPYILFLVSPIAVLLAAMFTVAGFSRRLELMAMHAAGRPLWRILLPIWLVAIAYSGAWVWISDSILPKSNMERVRIRAPKKRTALQDAPYRLDYAYKAGKDGMLFFRDFSQTNLTGTRTIYSRGKDATLLERLDARQSRWNGDAWVFIDGHQRTFDSSGILASFKTFDTLVVKIDDAKPEDLVSKKTLPETMTSKELKERIKSLRRAGEPVIAWEAEIEFKKSAPWVIAVVALIGTALAALVGRRGQALSFGVGIFVAFCYYVAIRTGLALGHAGELTAFQAAWLPHVFFVVLGLGFLWRAART; this comes from the coding sequence ATGATCACGCGGCTGGACCGTTACGTTCTGGGACGATTCCTGGCGTTGTTCCTGGGGGGCATCCTCGCCATCTTCGTGATCTTCGTCGCCGTGGATTACGTGGGTGCGATCAAGACCTGGAACGACAAGCCCATCAAGATGATCCGCGACTACTACATCGCGGCCATCCCCTACATCCTGTTTTTGGTGAGTCCCATCGCGGTGCTTCTGGCCGCCATGTTCACCGTGGCGGGCTTTTCGCGCCGCCTGGAGCTGATGGCCATGCATGCGGCCGGACGCCCCTTGTGGCGGATTCTCCTGCCGATCTGGCTCGTGGCGATCGCCTATTCCGGCGCTTGGGTGTGGATTTCGGATTCCATCCTGCCCAAGTCGAACATGGAGCGCGTGAGAATCCGTGCCCCGAAAAAACGCACCGCTCTCCAGGATGCTCCCTACCGATTGGATTACGCCTACAAGGCGGGCAAGGATGGGATGCTGTTTTTCCGCGATTTCTCCCAGACCAACCTGACCGGCACCCGGACCATCTATTCTCGCGGGAAGGACGCCACCCTCCTGGAGCGGCTCGACGCGCGGCAATCCCGTTGGAATGGCGATGCGTGGGTGTTCATCGACGGCCACCAACGAACCTTCGATTCCAGCGGGATCCTGGCGAGCTTCAAGACCTTCGATACGTTGGTGGTCAAGATCGACGATGCCAAACCGGAAGACCTGGTTTCCAAGAAGACCCTTCCCGAAACCATGACCTCCAAGGAACTGAAGGAACGCATCAAATCCTTGCGCCGCGCGGGAGAACCGGTGATCGCCTGGGAAGCGGAAATCGAGTTCAAGAAAAGCGCCCCGTGGGTCATCGCCGTGGTCGCCTTGATCGGAACGGCGCTGGCCGCCTTGGTGGGCAGACGCGGACAGGCGCTGTCCTTCGGTGTGGGAATCTTCGTGGCCTTCTGCTACTACGTGGCGATCCGTACCGGGCTCGCGCTGGGCCATGCGGGCGAACTCACCGCTTTCCAAGCGGCTTGGCTTCCGCACGTGTTCTTCGTCGTTCTCGGGCTCGGGTTTCTTTGGCGCGCCGCTCGGACCTGA
- a CDS encoding helix-turn-helix domain-containing protein — protein MSDEKPSAAQMLRQARLEHDWTLEQVSNQTRIPKEQIQALEECAWDVLPGAPYARAFCKTLAQAYELDADMVLVGLRNDMGLAPATEGKSGKSQLPIGVATASEEGARNRAPLIMAGLILLAFLLVLAATRLGGVDSFLHSPADTLKPPVDSMLDTSLPDSIGMPRPSPVRKPAAASVTAPDAPKSPIAHLSAVDTGNAVFVLYIRQGINKVRKKTLGLGDTLSFNPDTALFVHSVSHRPLTLRGSIRKDSIDVSCFRVDRQSDSVRFSMVSEDEWQKMAGSIKRLKRKTSEE, from the coding sequence ATGAGCGACGAAAAGCCCTCCGCGGCGCAGATGCTGCGCCAGGCGCGTTTGGAGCACGACTGGACCTTGGAGCAGGTCAGCAACCAAACCCGCATCCCCAAGGAACAGATCCAAGCACTTGAGGAATGCGCCTGGGATGTGCTGCCGGGAGCGCCCTACGCGAGGGCGTTCTGCAAAACCCTCGCCCAGGCCTACGAACTGGATGCGGATATGGTCCTTGTCGGCCTCCGCAACGACATGGGCCTGGCGCCCGCCACCGAAGGCAAGTCCGGAAAGAGCCAACTTCCGATCGGCGTGGCCACCGCATCGGAAGAGGGGGCGCGCAATCGGGCCCCGTTGATCATGGCAGGCCTGATTTTGCTCGCGTTCCTCCTCGTGTTGGCGGCGACCCGTCTGGGCGGCGTGGATTCCTTCCTCCACAGCCCCGCCGACACACTCAAGCCTCCTGTGGATTCCATGCTGGACACGTCGCTTCCCGACAGCATCGGCATGCCACGCCCCTCCCCCGTGCGCAAACCCGCGGCGGCCAGCGTCACGGCGCCCGATGCCCCGAAGTCCCCGATCGCCCACCTTTCGGCAGTGGATACCGGCAATGCCGTGTTCGTGCTCTACATCCGCCAGGGGATCAACAAGGTCCGCAAGAAGACCCTCGGGTTGGGAGATACGCTGTCCTTCAATCCCGACACGGCGCTGTTCGTGCACAGCGTCTCGCACCGGCCCCTGACCTTGCGCGGTTCCATCCGCAAGGATTCCATCGACGTTTCGTGCTTCCGGGTGGATCGCCAATCCGATTCCGTGCGATTCTCGATGGTTTCCGAGGATGAGTGGCAGAAAATGGCAGGCTCGATCAAGCGCTTGAAGCGCAAGACCAGCGAGGAGTAG
- a CDS encoding TatD family hydrolase, with the protein MVDSHCHLQARSVRPRASEMVAQARAAGVREILIAGIVPTDAWETAELAAELGVWSSAGCHPCHADEWNPELVAAACDHPSVVAVGECGFDFFHEPFDATVQERVLREQIEIARQKDLPIILHNRKSSDDLLRVLRDAGYGRGVFHCFSASRQTLEKALALGFHISLSGTVTFSGASVRELVPDIPSDRLLIETDAPWLAPVPHRGKENRPALVVHVRDTVAKLREMDVAQLDDLLVANFRGLFPKSGKGKP; encoded by the coding sequence GTGGTCGACAGCCACTGTCACCTGCAGGCCCGTTCGGTCCGACCGCGAGCCTCGGAGATGGTCGCCCAAGCCCGCGCGGCCGGCGTGCGGGAGATCCTGATCGCCGGGATCGTCCCGACGGATGCGTGGGAGACCGCCGAGCTCGCCGCCGAACTCGGCGTCTGGAGCTCCGCTGGCTGCCATCCCTGCCACGCCGACGAATGGAATCCGGAACTTGTCGCGGCCGCTTGCGATCACCCTTCGGTCGTCGCGGTGGGCGAATGCGGATTCGATTTCTTCCACGAACCATTCGACGCGACCGTCCAGGAGCGCGTGCTCCGGGAGCAAATCGAGATCGCCCGGCAGAAGGATCTGCCCATCATCCTGCACAACCGCAAATCCAGCGACGACCTCTTGCGGGTCTTGCGCGACGCCGGATACGGACGCGGGGTGTTCCATTGCTTTTCGGCCAGCCGACAGACGCTGGAAAAAGCCCTCGCGTTGGGGTTCCACATCAGCCTTTCCGGCACGGTGACATTTTCTGGCGCCTCGGTTCGCGAACTGGTCCCCGACATCCCTTCCGATCGCCTGCTGATCGAAACCGATGCGCCCTGGCTCGCGCCTGTGCCCCACCGCGGCAAGGAAAACCGCCCCGCACTGGTGGTCCATGTCCGCGACACGGTGGCCAAGCTCAGGGAGATGGATGTGGCCCAGCTGGATGACCTGTTGGTCGCCAACTTCCGCGGACTGTTCCCCAAATCCGGGAAGGGCAAGCCATGA